The following are encoded together in the Streptomyces asoensis genome:
- a CDS encoding DUF1416 domain-containing protein, protein MCGAKAGGPDASTIKPGETTIQGQVTRDGEPVTGYVRLLDSTGEFTAEVPTSATGQFRFYAAEGTWTVRALVPGATADRTVVAQQGGLAEVAIAV, encoded by the coding sequence ATGTGTGGAGCGAAGGCCGGCGGCCCGGACGCCTCGACGATCAAGCCCGGTGAGACCACGATCCAGGGTCAGGTGACCAGGGACGGCGAGCCGGTGACGGGCTACGTCCGCCTCCTGGACTCGACCGGCGAGTTCACCGCGGAGGTCCCGACCTCCGCCACCGGACAGTTCCGCTTCTACGCGGCCGAGGGCACCTGGACCGTCCGCGCCCTCGTTCCCGGCGCCACCGCCGACCGCACGGTCGTCGCCCAGCAGGGCGGCCTCGCGGAGGTCGCGATCGCGGTCTGA
- a CDS encoding putative leader peptide, which produces MMQRQADLTKRRAVDLCRVAAMLCRTF; this is translated from the coding sequence ATGATGCAGCGACAGGCGGATCTCACGAAGCGGCGGGCAGTAGACCTGTGCCGCGTCGCCGCCATGCTCTGTCGCACCTTCTGA
- a CDS encoding DUF3099 domain-containing protein produces MYARRRHVYFAMMGTCIALFVLAWGVVRIWSIPVAVGMCVVAMVIPPLAAMVANRRGPEDRWWDDPSGDPKSDEWWDELDGKKRRPQDRP; encoded by the coding sequence ATGTACGCCCGCCGCCGGCACGTCTACTTCGCGATGATGGGGACCTGCATCGCGCTGTTCGTCCTGGCCTGGGGAGTCGTGCGGATCTGGTCGATCCCCGTGGCCGTCGGGATGTGCGTGGTCGCCATGGTCATCCCCCCGCTCGCCGCGATGGTCGCCAACCGCCGCGGCCCCGAGGACCGCTGGTGGGACGACCCCTCGGGCGACCCGAAGTCCGACGAGTGGTGGGACGAACTCGACGGCAAGAAACGCCGTCCCCAGGACAGACCCTAG
- a CDS encoding sulfurtransferase — protein sequence MSRSDVLVDADWVEANLDNADIAIVEVDEDTSAYEKNHIRNAIRIDWTKDLQDPVRRDFVDQEGFEKLLSAKGIANDTLVILYGGNNNWFASYAYWYFKLYGHDNVKLLDGGRKKWELDARELVEEVPERPETSYQAKPQDKSIRAFRDDVVAAIGSQNLVDVRSPDEFSGKLLAPAHLPQEQSQRPGHVPSARNIPWSKNANDDGTFKSDDELKELYADEQVDLAKDTIAYCRIGERSALTWFVLHELLGVENVKNYDGSWTEYGSLVGVPIELGANK from the coding sequence ATGAGCCGCAGTGACGTCCTGGTCGACGCCGACTGGGTCGAGGCCAACCTCGACAACGCCGACATCGCCATCGTCGAGGTCGACGAGGACACGTCCGCGTACGAGAAGAACCACATCCGCAACGCCATCCGGATCGACTGGACCAAGGACCTCCAGGACCCGGTACGCCGTGATTTCGTCGACCAGGAGGGCTTCGAGAAGCTCCTGTCGGCCAAGGGCATCGCCAACGACACCCTGGTGATCCTCTACGGCGGCAACAACAACTGGTTCGCGTCCTACGCGTACTGGTACTTCAAGCTCTACGGCCACGACAACGTCAAGCTTCTCGACGGTGGCCGCAAGAAGTGGGAGCTGGACGCCCGCGAGCTGGTCGAAGAGGTGCCCGAGCGCCCCGAGACCTCCTACCAGGCCAAGCCGCAGGACAAGTCCATCCGTGCCTTCCGTGACGACGTGGTGGCGGCCATCGGTTCGCAGAACCTGGTCGACGTGCGCTCGCCCGACGAGTTCAGCGGCAAGCTGCTCGCCCCCGCGCACCTGCCGCAGGAGCAGTCGCAGCGTCCGGGCCACGTCCCGTCCGCCCGCAACATCCCGTGGTCGAAGAACGCCAACGACGACGGCACCTTCAAGTCGGACGACGAGCTCAAGGAGCTCTACGCCGACGAGCAGGTCGACCTCGCCAAGGACACCATCGCGTACTGCCGCATCGGCGAGCGCTCGGCCCTGACCTGGTTCGTCCTGCACGAGCTGCTGGGCGTGGAGAACGTCAAGAACTACGACGGCTCCTGGACCGAGTACGGCTCCCTCGTCGGCGTCCCGATCGAGCTCGGCGCCAACAAGTAA
- a CDS encoding DUF2993 domain-containing protein produces MRALRILLVVVVVLGGLFVLADRLAVNFAEGEVADKLKSHEGLATTPDVSIKGFPFLTQVAGGSLDDVEVGIKDYEAATGTDGRSIRIDDLQADMKGVEFSGDYSSATASSASGTASITYAELLKTAKSEPTQVMRGVTANVVGLSDGGNGKVKVAVEATVLGTKLPQPVYVLSTVTVQGDTVRVHADSLPSFGGVRAAESEVRSITDFEQKIDDLPGGIKLDQVQAGKNGVEISVKGSNVKLAG; encoded by the coding sequence ATGCGTGCGCTTCGAATACTGCTGGTCGTCGTCGTGGTCCTGGGCGGCCTGTTCGTGCTCGCGGACCGCCTCGCCGTGAACTTCGCGGAGGGTGAGGTCGCCGACAAGCTGAAGTCCCACGAGGGCCTCGCCACCACTCCGGACGTGTCCATCAAGGGCTTCCCGTTCCTGACCCAGGTCGCCGGCGGCTCGCTGGACGACGTCGAGGTCGGCATCAAGGACTACGAGGCGGCGACCGGCACCGACGGCCGCTCGATCCGCATCGACGACCTCCAGGCGGACATGAAGGGCGTCGAGTTCTCCGGCGACTACAGCTCCGCCACCGCCTCCAGCGCCTCCGGCACCGCGTCCATCACCTACGCGGAGCTGCTGAAGACGGCCAAGTCCGAGCCGACGCAGGTGATGCGGGGCGTCACCGCCAACGTGGTCGGTCTCTCCGACGGCGGCAACGGCAAGGTCAAGGTCGCCGTCGAGGCCACCGTGCTCGGCACCAAGCTGCCGCAGCCCGTCTACGTCCTGAGCACGGTCACCGTCCAGGGCGACACGGTCCGGGTGCACGCCGACTCGCTGCCCAGCTTCGGCGGGGTGCGGGCCGCCGAGAGCGAGGTGCGCTCGATCACCGACTTCGAGCAGAAGATCGACGACCTGCCCGGCGGGATCAAGCTGGACCAGGTGCAGGCGGGGAAGAACGGTGTGGAGATCTCGGTGAAGGGTTCGAACGTCAAGCTGGCCGGGTAA